Within Candidatus Methanoperedens sp., the genomic segment GCCCTTTTGGATGCATTAAAAAAAGAAAAAAGTCTGGGCGAGCTTGCGATCACTATCAGGGAGATCGATATATCATCATTGCTGGATAAGATGAAACCCTTCACGCAAAAGAATAGAATAATGCAGAACGACTACGATGTTGCCTTGAACATACTCGGATACAAAAAGCCCGCAAAATATGATACGCCTGGAGCAATTCTTAATCCTGCGCCAGGTATTCCACATTTGGCCTGACCGCCCTGAAATTCTTCATGAATTCATGGATCTCAGGCGGGAGTTCTGTTGAGACCGGAAGCCCAAGGTCTATTGCATCCTTCGCCGAGATAAGGTGCGCATGCACCATTTCTCCACCTATCAGTTTTTCCACCACCTTTCTTTGCTTTTCTATATCATCGAACTTCCCGTCAAGCAGTTCGTTCACGGTAGCTCTCATGAAATTCAATACTTTTTCCGAGATATCACTCATCATAAGGGTAGTATCGTCCGCTTCAAGTCCTTTTTTACTGGCAACGTGGAGCCACGAGGGCGCTGGAAAAACGCCCCTCAGGAAATCGCCAACCTGCGGGTCTATCGGACCGAGGGAGGCATCCTTGTCCATTATTATTTCATTTGCCGCAAGGGCGATGATCGTCCCGCCCGACATGGAATAATGAGGAATGAAAACCCGGGTCCTGGATTTGTGATTCTTCAATGCTCTTGCTATCTGCACCGAGGCATGAAGCTGTCCCCCCGGCGTATGGATGATGAGATCTATAGGTTTATCTTTTGCCTCGCGTATACCTCTTAGAACCTCCTCCGCATCCTCCACATCTATATACTGATAGACAGATAAGCCCAGCATGGAGATCGCTTCCTTTCGATGTATCATCGTAAGCACTTTTGTACCCCATTTTTCCTCCATATCCCGGATCTTGGAGAGCCTTTTTCTCCGCGCCGCACGCATCTGGAATTGCGGATACATCAGGAGATACAGGAAAACCAGCGCACCGAGGATGATCAGGAAATCCGTAGTATTCAGTTGCTCGAACATATACGAATCATTGCTTTCCCTACTAAATATAGGTTATGAAAATTCCCCACGCTATCAGGATGATCGTTCCTATTACAATAAAACCTGGGAAGGTCTTCCTGGTCAGA encodes:
- a CDS encoding ATP-dependent Clp protease proteolytic subunit; protein product: MFEQLNTTDFLIILGALVFLYLLMYPQFQMRAARRKRLSKIRDMEEKWGTKVLTMIHRKEAISMLGLSVYQYIDVEDAEEVLRGIREAKDKPIDLIIHTPGGQLHASVQIARALKNHKSRTRVFIPHYSMSGGTIIALAANEIIMDKDASLGPIDPQVGDFLRGVFPAPSWLHVASKKGLEADDTTLMMSDISEKVLNFMRATVNELLDGKFDDIEKQRKVVEKLIGGEMVHAHLISAKDAIDLGLPVSTELPPEIHEFMKNFRAVRPNVEYLAQD